Proteins from a genomic interval of Ciona intestinalis chromosome 9, KH, whole genome shotgun sequence:
- the LOC100180932 gene encoding poly [ADP-ribose] polymerase 14-like isoform X2 produces the protein MPRKLVTSGLPEGCNLFKFKLWLKNNAKVNFIGEPSRENNNVVFKVDDDTEWRRLQNKEFTFNFAGNQHQIIFTDPNIQGAQQRSLRLSSIPSSFRNYPSLRQHLSRYGKVKKIHLDRSEQNPHAVVTFETPEEANRAKSAKLTVNDEVIHVEWDPNEAFKLNLAIPQSTTMSECGGLAAIPAGKRCLLVTSTDKAIPQDIVELYYGNETVTGGGEIVRILQQADGFLIEYKSEEYVGRVLERGQHHTLEKFHTHAFERCVPPYYEDRIKLSGLSPTTPFKTVQILLANYSREVGENVEVMCSQIVWYNKECVAIYTEEIDVYGLLEATEGKIYKGQELKAELLKRTHCLEVNGPKDCNDDLALYFDNKMETGGENVTRVQSISDGTAIIHFAKFSVAERVVHFIKGKQPPLCINGTPITVRLCYHELNVPIPAKAEVPQESQPAAPQLHNYSYRFNGHPDILHFIGGSDEIDLLNQKLGHAENVELNLEDGRIVATPKQNLDMNQTDFDATCEEIIQEFLNLFKHEQTEIDSTKLEFFKSVMNWGDISLPGVFRWYLGNKEAAIHLRHSSAAVEIVSRSDNVGKIIEVIKSLKGKLTQDTIEFSVKDCRKFNECGCYNKMCEKYRGVLAFDFDERKLTLKGNESTVVSAKVDVSTMIRAIVKHGVKIGKNETQCLKNALCNEKSAIREKIQECFCKARILASLQLATVPILYCSSDFDVANYELDQLISSDVMVLDTTSSAELLGTPAWTTLIDSMQNGLVQVWISPSEGNSLVFCGFKTELNKAKDLVTKFINENEKLSRTVQCSYRAASFFKMLDPQSKSALPWVKWELTFKNGGGIEITGTRKELNKAAHWIQNRIKSYKVPKAHDVYDAGFSEFFRSSKGEASIKDIGKRNECLILLDHEHFGYYDPNVQTVSPIKSVSLKDGNTTINVYKSNMSIHRCDAVVIPISPGMDLPPDGVSNAVAKRGGETFEKELNLKKEELNSKVAVGQVVTIPTSSHSVFKHCILAALPARWHDEQTPGKLLESCIKNALEAANKYKATSVAFPALCCGKCGGDIDECVSILVRSCKAFFMQHKTSRVNQVDLVELSNEKVLKAFEAELSKDEKPTMKKVPKVDKSNAKANKLKINLVIGSITKQRADVMINSTDPGSVHEVGKSRLAAAIREDAGIGLLNECKTLPQNEKLLGNVLVTKGHNLHCQHVYHVLISKWDFNDEAASTALIKKVVRKALQLATQNNCTSIALPAIGCGAFGFPAEQVAKYMKQEFDNVQGKTTLRSIYINLHPSDVKIIQKFRNVFANDIKVGNSNSRNLQIEIVKGKIENQKCDVFVNSVSDTMDLKGSGALSNSILNGGGDVVLQQFNDMKRKYASSTIRVTDGGNLPCDVVIHGATSKLGIQQFVTESLQIADELGKSTIALPALATGKLGGNPTACAINMKKAIIAFRQYNPQHVNSVKVVVYEGRMLREFKHVFVEDGNSSVGTLTLGSVCLEVYEGDVTKETGDVLVNNVAQNQQLEQAGPLSKSIVNAAGSSIVTEFNTQGTKSMKVTSGGNLSYDMIVHVGCGPNATQDVNNIVIEALQRAEAMNKSTVVLPAIGTGTRDNVPKCAKKMRDGIDSFIKQNPVSVKSIKVVVFDSGMLLHFQKALLEKRQGLMRWLYKAAKGKVMGDNKESSVDPELTDHVTFYFCALDDSKIHQTKADLRTIIKEESRSETIQDEIIAQLDEWYIKKIKSQDGVKVKIISRSSEISIEGLNLKVVEAVGECKHLLSEFKRAKSNAAEVQWYYKEQDDDDEVKPFSMAINLEIDTLFKTVGSEEQCEQISVDGVDIVVNFSSETALLDGLLVDIYRCDKSKGYPDVWKPMKRNEKLLTVDVDPWSDEFKKVLKEFKQSSSFIKSVVKLQRLQHPFQYDQFHSREKDVETELKSRNKTHLPVTRRLFHGTSPESCEKICKEGFNRSYAGKNATKYGKGMYFAVNSSYCHDNGFAQQGAGNCHMFLADVVTGEFGQGSPNSIVPPSTSSGNKESCHSAVDNTTNPSMFIVFRDYCVYPHYLLSYQK, from the exons ATGCCACGCAAACTCGTAACGTCTGGTTTGCCAGAAGGCTGCAatttattcaagtttaaaCTCTGGTTGAAAAACAACGCGAAAGTGAACTTCATTGGAGAACCAAGCAGAGAAAATAATAACGTTGTCTTTAAAGTGGATGATGACACAG AATGGAGAAGACTTCAAAATAAAGAGTTTACGTTCAACTTTGCGGGAAATCAACACCAAATTATCTTTACAGATCCAAACATTCAAG GTGCTCAGCAGCGATCACTTAGATTATCAAGCATTCCAAGTTCGTTCAGAAACTATCCTTCTTTGAGACAACATCTGAGCAG ATACGGCAAAGTCAAGAAAATACATTTGGATAGGTCAGAACAAAATCCTCATGCAGTTGTTACATTTGAAACACCG GAAGAAGCAAATAGGGCAAAGTCAGCTAAATTAACAGTAAATGATGAAGTGATTCATGTGGAATGGGATCCAAATGAAG CTTTTAAATTGAATCTTGCCATTCCCCAAAGCACAACAATGTCTGAGTGTGGTGGATTGGCTGCAATACCAGCAGGAAAAAG ATGCCTTCTAGTGACATCAACAGATAAAGCCATACCGCAGGATATTGTTGAGTTGTATTATGGCAATGAAACTGTAACTGGAGGTGGTGAAATTGTTAGGATTTTGCAGCAAGCTGATGGTTTCCTCATAGAATATAAATCAGAAGAGT ATGTGGGTCGAGTACTTGAACGTGGTCAACATCATACATTAGAAAAATTTCATACACATGCCTTTGAAAGATGTGTACCACCTTATTATGAAGATCGTATAAAGTTATCG GGTCTATCTCCAACAACACCTTTTAAAACTGTTCAAATACTTTTGGCCAATTACAGCAGGGAGGTTGGTGAGAATGTTGAAGTCATGTGTTCCCAGATAGTATGGTACAACAAAGAGTGTGTCGCAATTTACACTGAGGAAATAG ATGTGTATGGTTTATTGGAAGCAACAGagggaaaaatatataaaggaCAAGAACTAAAG GCCGAATTGTTGAAACGCACACATTGTTTAGAAGTCAATGGCCCCAAAGACTGCAATGATGATTTGGCGTTGTATTTTGACAACAAAATGGAAACTGGTGGTGAAAATGTAACTCGCGTTCAGAGCATTTCGGATGGAACTGCCATTATtcattttgcaaaattttcaG TTGCTGAACGCGTTGTTCACTTTATCAAAGGCAAACAACCTCCATTATGCATTAATGGTACACCGATCACTGTCCGGTTATGCTACCATGAACTGAATGTCCCCATACCTGCTAAAGCAGAAGTTCCACAAGAGA GTCAGCCTGCTGCTCCTCAATTACACAACTACAGTTATCGCTTTAATGGACATCCAGATATCTTACATTTCATTGGTGGATCCGATGAAATAGATTTACTTAATCAGAAACTTGGACATGCAGAGAATGTTGAGTTGAATTTGGAAGATGGAAGAATAGTAGCAACACCTAAACAAAACTTG GATATGAACCAAACCGATTTTGATGCAACATGTGAAGAGATTATTCAGGAATttcttaatttgtttaagCACGAACAAACAGAAATTGATTCAACTAAACTGgagttttttaaatctgtCATGAATTGGGGAGATATTTCACTTCCTGGTGTGTTTAGATGGTATCTTGGCAACAAAGAAGCAGCAATTCATTTAAG GCACAGTTCAGCGGCTGTTGAGATTGTGTCTCGTTCAGATAATGTTGGGAAAATTATTGAAGTAATTAAGTCATTGAAGGGAAAACTAACTCAGGATACTATTGAGTTCAGTGTGAAAGATTGCAG GAAATTTAATGAATGTGGCTGTTACAACAAGATGTGTGAAAAGTACAGAGGGGTTCTAGCATTTGATTTTGATGAAAGAAAACTAACTTTAAAGGGAAATGAATCCACAGTTGTATCTGCAAAGGTTGATGTATCAACCATGATAAgg gcAATTGTTAAACATGGTGTAAAGATCGGCAAGAATGAGACGCAATGTCTGAAAAATGCTCTGTGTAACGAGAAATCTGCTATTCGGGAAAAAATTCAAGAATGCTTCTGTAAAGCTAGGATTCTTG CATCACTGCAATTGGCAACAGTACCAATCTTGTATTGTTCCTCTGACTTCGATGTTGCAAATTATGAACTAGATCAATTGATATCGAGTGATGTTATGGTGCTAGATACAACTTCAAGTGCTGAACTTCTTGGCACACCAGCATGGACTACTCTGATTGATTCAATGCAGAATGGTTTAGTTCAAGTGTGGATATCACCA AGTGAAGGAAACAGTTTGGTGTTTTGTGGATTTAAAACTGAGTTGAACAAAGCAAAGGATTTAGTCACAAAATTTAtcaatgaaaatgaaaaactatCTCGAACAGTGCAGTGCTCCTACAGAGCTGcatcgttttttaaaatgcttgATCCTCAAAGCAAATCTGCGCTACCTTGGGTAAAATGGGagcttacttttaaaaatgggGGTGGAATTGAAATCACTGGAACACGAAAAGAGCTAAATAAAG CTGCACATTGGATACAAAATCGCATTAAATCTTACAAAGTTCCGAAAGCTCATGATGTTTATGATGCTGGTTTTTCTGAATTCTTCAGATCAAGCAAGGGTGAAGCCTCAATAAAAGATATTGGGAAAAGGAACGAATGCCTTATTCTCTTGGATCATGAACATTTTGGATATTACGACCCGAATGTACAG ACTGTCAGTCCGATCAAGTCCGTTTCATTAAAAGATGGTAATACCACCATCAATGTGTACAAGAGCAACATGTCCATACATCGATGTGATGCTGTGGTGATTCCAATATCTCCTGGTATGGATTTACCCCCTGATGGTGTTTCTAATGCAGTTGCTAAAAGGG GTGGAGAAACCTTTGAGAAAGAATTGAATTTGAAAAAAGAGGAGTTGAATTCCAAAGTTGCTGTTGGACAAGTGGTGACAATTCCTACAAGCTCCCACtctgtatttaaacattgtatTCTTGCTGCACTTCCAGCACG TTGGCATGATGAGCAGACACCTGGGAAACTGTTGGAATCTTGCATCAAAAATGCTCTGGAAGCTGCAAACAAATACAAGGCCACTTCTGTTGCTTTCCCTGCATTGTGTTGTGGAAAATGTGGTGGAGATATTGACGAATGCGTTTCTATTCTAGTAAGAAGCTGCAAGGCTTTCTTTATGCAACACAAAACTTCAAGAGTCAACCAG GTTGACTTGGTGGAATTATCAAATGAAAAGGTTCTAAAAGCATTTGAAGCTGAGTTATCAAAAGATGAAAAACCAACTATGAAAAAAGTACCAAAAGTGGATAAGTCGAATGCAAAAGCTAACAAACTTAAGATCAATCTTGTCATAGGAAGCATTACTAAACAACGT GCAGATGTGATGATAAACAGCACTGATCCTGGAAGTGTACATGAGGTTGGAAAATCAAGATTGGCTGCAGCCATTCGTGAAGATGCAGGAATTGGCCTTTTg aatgaGTGCAAAACACTGCCTcaaaatgaaaagttgttgGGAAATGTTTTGGTAACAAAAGGCCACAATCTTCACTGCCAACATGTATATCATGTTTTAATCAGCAAGTGGGATTTTAATGATGAAGCTGCCAGCAcagctttaataaaaaaagtagtCAGGAAAGCCTTACAGTTGGCCACACAGAACAACTGCACAAGTATTGCTCTTCCAGCTATAGGTTGTGGTGCATTTGGTTTTCCAGCAGAACAGGTGGCAAAGTATATGAAACAAGAATTTGATAATGTTCAGGGAAAAACTACTTTAAGAAGTATTTATATCAATCTCCATCCATCAgatgttaaaattatacag AAATTCAGAAATGTATTTGCAAATGACATAAAAGTGGGCAATTCCAACTCTAGGAATTTGCAAATTGAGATAGTCAAGggaaaaattgaaaatcaaAAATGCGATGTTTTTGTAAACAGCGTTTCTGACACTATGGATTTAAAAGGATCcg GAGCCTTGTCAAATTCTATACTAAACGGAGGTGGCGATGTGGTATTGCAGCAGTTTAATGACATGAAGCGAAAATATGCAAGCTCTACAATCAGAGTAACAGATGGTGGTAACCTTCCTTGTGATGTTGTTATCCATGGTGCAACCAGCAAACTTGGTATTCAACAATTCGTCACAGAATCTTTGCAAATAGCTGATGAATTGGGAAAATCAACAATAGCCTTGCCGGCCTTAGCCACTG gaAAGTTAGGAGGAAATCCAACTGCTTGTGCAATTAACATGAAAAAAGCGATCATTGCATTTCGACAATACAATCCACAGCATGTTAACTCTGTGAAAGTGGTTGTCTATGAGGGCCGTATGTTGCGAGAATTTAAACACGTATTTGTTGAAGATGGAAACAGCAGTGTAGGTACTTTAACTCTGGGTTCAGTATGCTTAGAGGTTTATGAAGGTGATGTTACTAAAGAAACTGGAGATGTCTTGGTAAATAATGTAGCACAGAATCAACAACTTGAACAAGCAG GTCCCTTATCTAAATCCATTGTCAACGCAGCTGGGTCAAGCATAGTGACTGAGTTTAACACGCAAGGTACTAAAAGTATGAAAGTGACATCTGGAGGAAATCTATCTTACGATATGATTGTTCATGTTGGCTGTGGACCCAACGCAACACAGGATGTCAATAACATAGTAATAGAAGCTTTGCAAAGAGCTGAAGCTATGAATAAATCAACAGTTGTGCTTCCCGCTATTGGAACAG GAACAAGAGACAACGTGCCAAAGTGTGCAAAGAAAATGAGGGACGGGATTGactcatttattaaacaaaacccaGTTTCTGTTAAATCTATAAAAGTTGTGGTGTTTGACAGTGGAATGCTACTACACTTTCAAAAGGCTTTGTTGGAAAAAAGACAAGGTCTCATGCGTTGGCTTTATAAAGCTGCAAAAGGAAAAGTCATGGGCGACAATAAGGAAAGCAGTGTTGACCCAGAGTTAACTGACCATGTAACTTTTTACTTCTGTGCTTTAGATGACTCGAAAATACATCAG ACCAAAGCGGACTTGAGAACAATTATAAAAGAAGAATCTCGCTCCGAAACCATTCAAGATGAGATCATTGCGCAGTTGGATGAATGGTAtattaagaaaattaaatcaCAAGATGGAGTTaaggttaaaattatttctCG GTCCAGCGAGATTTCAATAGAAGGGCTTAACCTTAAAGTTGTAGAAGCTGTTGGGGAATGCAAACATTTACTCAGTGAGTTTAAGAGAGCCAAGAGCAATGCAGCTGAGGTTCAATGGTATTACAAAGAAcaagatgatgatgatgaagtTAAACCCTTTTCTATGGCAATAAATCTTGAAATTGATACACTCTTTAAAACGGTTGGTTCGGAAGAGCAATGTGAACAAATCAGTGTAGATGGTGTTGACATAGTTGTAAATTTTTCTTCTGAAACAGCACTGCTTGATGGATTGTTAGTGGATATATACAGATGTGATAAAAGCAAAG GTTATCCTGATGTGTGGAAACCAATGAAACGAAATGAGAAATTATTGACTGTCGATGTTGATCCTTGGAGtgatgaatttaaaaaagttttaaaggaGTTTAAGCAAAGTAGCTCTTTTATAAAATCAGTTGTGaag CTACAGAGACTGCAACATCCATTCCAATATGACCAGTTTCATTCAAGAGAGAAGGATGTTGAAACAGAGTTGAAATCTCGTAATAAAACTCACCTGCCTGTAACAAGGCGCCTATTTCATGGAACAAGTCCTGAAAGTTGTGAAAAAATTTGCAAAGAAGGATTCAATCGTTCATATGCTGGGAAAAATG CTACCAAATACGGAAAAGGCATGTACTTCGCTGTTAACTCAAGTTACTGTCATGATAATGGCTTTGCACAGCAGGGTGCTGGCAATTGTCACATGTTTCTTGCTGACGTGGTGACTGGAGAATTCGGTCAGGGTTCTCCCAATAGTATTGTACCACCAAGTACAAGCAGTGGCAATAAAGAATCCTGCCACAGTGCAGTTGATAATACAACAAACCCAAGCATGTTCATTGTGTTCAGAGATTATTGTGTTTACCCGCATTACCTTTTATCTTACCAAAAATAA